The following are encoded together in the Glycine max cultivar Williams 82 chromosome 8, Glycine_max_v4.0, whole genome shotgun sequence genome:
- the LOC100778929 gene encoding uncharacterized protein LOC100778929, whose amino-acid sequence MLSATAIGALLGLGTQMYSNALRKLPYMRHPWEHVVGMGLGAVFVNQLLKWEAQVEQDLDKMLEKAKAANERRYIDGDDD is encoded by the exons ATGTTGAGTGCGACGGCGATCGGCGCGTTGTTGGGTTTGGGAACCCAGATGTACTCCAATGCTCTCCGCAAACTCCCCTACATGCGCC ATCCGTGGGAGCACGTGGTCGGAATGGGGTTGGGAGCGGTATTTGTGAACCAGCTTCTCAAATGGGAGGCCCAAGTGGAGCAAGACCTCGACAAGATGCTCGAAAAGGCCAAAGCCGCCAACGAAAGACGTTACATAG ATGGAGATGATGATTAA
- the LOC102666388 gene encoding CLAVATA3/ESR (CLE)-related protein TDIF: MAGDTASSFSTCMAIFFSLLLLSHFTMAMLEHNNFSPSTSNKEGAKKRNTKVVASAREESEQNSKKDMALGDTGKGSIHVPKREHSQHSQSQNRIFNASAHEVPSGPNPISNRLIAHCTL, translated from the exons ATGGCTGGTGATACAGCATCTTCCTTCTCCACTTGCATggccattttcttctctttgctCCTACTTTCTCACTTCACTATGGCCATGCTAGAACACAATAACTTTTCTCCTTCAACATCTAACAAAGAGGGTGCCAAGAAGAGGAACACCAAAGTAGTTGCTTCAGCAAGAGAAGAAAGTGAACAAAATTCCAAGAAGGATATGGCACTAGGAGACACTGGCAAAGGCAGCATTCATGTTCCAAAGAGAGAGCACTCTCAACACTCTCAATCTCAAAACAGGATCTTCAATGCTAGTGCACATGAAGTCCCAAGTGGTCCAAACCCCATTTCAAACAG GTTAATTGCTCACTGCACGCTATAG
- the LOC100785174 gene encoding LRR receptor-like serine/threonine-protein kinase GSO1, translating into MPQMTKFSTFAIAFLLCFSSMLLVLGQVNSDSESILRLLLEVKKSFVQDQQNVLSDWSEDNTDYCSWRGVSCELNSNSNSISNTLDSDSVQVVVGLNLSDSSLTGSISPSLGLLQNLLHLDLSSNSLMGPIPPNLSNLTSLQSLLLFSNQLTGHIPTELGSLTSLRVMRLGDNTLTGKIPASLGNLVNLVNLGLASCGLTGSIPRRLGKLSLLENLILQDNELMGPIPTELGNCSSLTIFTAANNKLNGSIPSELGQLSNLQILNFANNSLSGEIPSQLGDVSQLVYMNFMGNQLEGAIPPSLAQLGNLQNLDLSTNKLSGGIPEELGNMGELAYLVLSGNNLNCVIPKTICSNATSLEHLMLSESGLHGDIPAELSQCQQLKQLDLSNNALNGSINLELYGLLGLTDLLLNNNSLVGSISPFIGNLSGLQTLALFHNNLQGALPREIGMLGKLEILYLYDNQLSEAIPMEIGNCSSLQMVDFFGNHFSGKIPITIGRLKELNFLHLRQNELVGEIPATLGNCHKLNILDLADNQLSGAIPATFGFLEALQQLMLYNNSLEGNLPHQLINVANLTRVNLSKNRLNGSIAALCSSQSFLSFDVTENEFDGEIPSQMGNSPSLQRLRLGNNKFSGEIPRTLAKIRELSLLDLSGNSLTGPIPAELSLCNKLAYIDLNSNLLFGQIPSWLEKLPELGELKLSSNNFSGPLPLGLFKCSKLLVLSLNDNSLNGSLPSDIGDLAYLNVLRLDHNKFSGPIPPEIGKLSKIYELWLSRNNFNAEMPPEIGKLQNLQIILDLSYNNLSGQIPSSVGTLLKLEALDLSHNQLTGEVPPHIGEMSSLGKLDLSYNNLQGKLDKQFSRWPDEAFEGNLQLCGSPLERCRRDDASRSAGLNESLVAIISSISTLAAIALLILAVRIFSKNKQEFCWKGSEVNYVYSSSSSQAQRRPLFQLNAAGKRDFRWEDIMDATNNLSDDFMIGSGGSGKIYKAELATGETVAVKKISSKDEFLLNKSFIREVKTLGRIRHRHLVKLIGYCTNKNKEAGWNLLIYEYMENGSVWNWLHGKPAKANKVKRSIDWETRFKIAVGLAQGVEYLHHDCVPRIIHRDIKSSNVLLDTKMEAHLGDFGLAKALTENCDSNTESNSWFAGSYGYIAPEYAYLLHATEKSDVYSMGIVLMELVSGKMPTNDFFGAEMDMVRWVEMHMDIHGSAREELIDPELKPLLPGEEFAAFQVLEIALQCTKTTPQERPSSRKACDRLLHVFNNRTVNFEKMNLDHYK; encoded by the exons ATGCCACAAATGACGAAGTTTTCAACTTTTGCAATTGCGTtccttttgtgtttttcttctaTGCTACTAGTCCTTGGTCAGGTCAACTCAGACAGTGAGAGCATTTTGAGATTGTTGTTGGAAGTGAAGAAATCTTTTGTGCAAGACCAACAAAATGTTCTGAGTGATTGGTCAGAGGATAACACAGACTATTGCAGTTGGAGAGGTGTGTCATGTGAATTGAACTCAAACTCAAACTCTATATCAAACACTTTAGATAGTGACTCGGTGCAAGTAGTAGTGGGTCTCAACCTTTCTGACTCGTCACTCACCGGGTCAATATCACCTTCACTCGGTCTCTTACAAAACCTGCTCCACCTTGATCTCTCCTCCAACAGCCTCATGGGTCCCATTCCACCTAACCTCTCTAACCTCACTTCATTGCAATCTTTGCTTCTCTTCTCCAACCAACTCACGGGTCACATTCCCACTGAGTTGGGCTCGCTCACGAGTCTCCGAGTCATGCGACTCGGTGACAATACACTAACGGGAAAGATTCCCGCGTCTCTTGGGAACCTGGTGAACTTAGTCAACCTCGGCTTGGCTTCCTGTGGACTCACTGGGTCGATTCCGAGGCGATTAGGTAAACTCAGTCTCTTGGAGAATCTGATTCTGCAGGACAACGAGTTGATGGGTCCGATTCCTACAGAGTTGGGGAACTGCTCAAGCCTCACCATCTTCACTGCAGCTAACAACAAACTCAACGGCTCAATCCCGAGTGAACTGGGTCAACTCAGTAATCTGCAAATTCTCAACTTTGCCAACAACAGCTTATCAGGGGAGATTCCGAGCCAACTCGGTGACGTGAGCCAACTCGTTTACATGAACTTCATGGGGAACCAGCTCGAGGGTGCTATTCCACCGTCTCTAGCTCAACTGGGTAATCTTCAAAATCTGGACTTGTCAACGAACAAGCTCAGTGGAGGAATCCCAGAGGAGTTAGGCAACATGGGTGAGTTAGCTTATTTGGTTCTGTCTGGTAACAACCTTAATTGTGTCATACCAAAGACCATATGTTCCAATGCAACAAGTTTGGAGCACTTGATGTTGTCAGAAAGTGGACTTCATGGTGATATTCCAGCTGAGTTGAGTCAGTGCCAGCAACTAAAGCAACTTGATTTGTCCAACAATGCACTCAATGGGTCCATAAATCTTGAGCTTTATGGGTTGCTGGGGCTAACTGATCTTTTGTTGAACAATAACAGCTTGGTTGGTTCCATCTCTCCCTTCATAGGGAACCTCAGTGGTTTGCAGACACTTGCTTTGTTTCACAACAATTTGCAAGGTGCTCTTCCAAGAGAGATTGGAATGCTTGGGAAGTTGGAAATTTTGTATCTTTATGATAATCAATTGTCAGAGGCTATACCTATGGAGATTGGTAATTGTTCTAGTTTGCAAATGGTTGATTTCTTTGGGAACCATTTCAGTGGAAAAATTCCCATCACTATTGGAAGGCTGAAAGAGTTGAACTTTCTTCACCTTAGACAGAATGAGCTTGTGGGTGAGATTCCAGCCACCTTGGGTAATTGTCACAAACTGAACATTCTTGATTTGGCTGACAATCAGCTCTCGGGTGCAATCCCCGCAACGTTTGGATTCCTCGAGGCGTTGCAACAGCTCATGCTCTACAACAATTCTCTTGAAGGTAACCTCCCTCACCAATTGATAAATGTAGCAAACTTGACCAGagtgaatctttcaaagaacagaTTGAATGGTAGTATTGCTGCATTGTGTAGCTCtcaatcatttctttctttcGATGTTACCGAAAACGAGTTTGACGGTGAAATTCCTTCCCAAATGGGGAACTCACCCTCCCTTCAGAGGCTGAGATTGGGTAACAATAAATTCTCTGGTGAAATTCCAAGGACATTGGCAAAAATCCGTGAGCTGTCATTGTTGGACCTCTCAGGAAATTCACTCACTGGACCAATACCAGCTGAGCTTTCTTTGTGCAACAAATTGGCATATATTGATTTAAACAGCAATCTTCTTTTTGGACAAATACCATCATGGCTTGAAAAATTGCCCGAGTTGGGAGAGCTTAAGCTCTCCTCCAATAATTTTTCTGGGCCTCTTCCCTTAGGCCTATTCAAATGTTCCAAATTGCTAGTTCTCTCTCTAAATGATAACTCTCTGAATGGAAGTCTCCCATCTGATATTGGTGATCTTGCATACCTTAATGTCCTCAGACTTGACCACAACAAGTTTTCTGGACCTATCCCTCCGGAGATAGGTAAGTTGAGCAAGATTTATGAGCTCTGGCTCTCTAGAAATAACTTCAATGCTGAGATGCCACCTGAGATTGGAAAACTTCAAAATCTCCAAATCATTTTAGACCTCAGTTACAATAATCTCTCAGGCCAAATCCCATCTTCTGTTGGGACTCTGTTAAagttagaagcacttgatcttTCCCACAATCAACTCACTGGAGAAGTCCCACCACATATTGGGGAAATGAGCAGCTTGGGAAAGCTTGATCTCTCTTACAACAACCTTCAAGGAAAATTGGATAAGCAGTTCTCCCGCTGGCCAGACGAGGCATTTGAAGGAAACCTACAGCTTTGTGGAAGCCCTCTTGAGCGTTGCCGCCGTGATGATGCTTCTAGGAGTGCAGGCCTAAATGAGTCATTGGTAGCAATTATATCTTCCATTTCAACTTTAGCTGCAATTGCTCTTTTGATACTTGCGGTGAGAATCTTCTCCAAAAACAAGCAAGAATTTTGCTGGAAAGGCAGTGAAGTGAATTATGTTTACTCTTCCTCTTCATCACAAGCACAGAGAAGACCATTGTTCCAACTAAATGCTGCAGGAAAGAGGGATTTCAGATGGGAAGACATCATGGATGCCACGAACAACCTAAGTGATGACTTCATGATTGGTTCAGGAGGTTCAGGCAAAATCTACAAAGCTGAATTGGCCACTGGCGAGACGGTGGCTGTCAAGAAGATTTCATCGAAAGATGAATTTCTGTTAAACAAAAGCTTCATAAGAGAAGTCAAGACACTAGGGAGGATTAGGCATAGACATCTTGTGAAGCTAATAGGATATTGTaccaataaaaacaaagaagcAGGTTGGAATTTGCTGATATATGAGTACATGGAGAATGGGAGTGTATGGAATTGGCTTCATGGGAAACCAGCCAAGGCAAACAAAGTAAAAAGGAGCATTGATTGGGAGACAAGGTTCAAAATTGCTGTGGGATTGGCTCAAGGAGTGGAGTACCTCCATCACGATTGTGTCCCAAGGATCATTCACAGGGACATCAAATCCAGCAACGTGTTGCTAGATACCAAAATGGAGGCACACTTGGGAGATTTTGGACTGGCAAAAGCACTAACTGAGAATTGTGACTCCAATACTGAGTCTAATTCTTGGTTTGCTGGCTCTTATGGCTACATAGCTCCAG AGTATGCATACTTGCTACATGCAACAGAAAAAAGTGATGTTTACAGCATGGGAATAGTGCTTATGGAACTTGTTAGTGGTAAAATGccaacaaatgatttttttggagCTGAGATGGACATGGTGAGATGGGTGGAAATGCACATGGATATACATGGCTCTGCACGTGAGGAATTGATAGATCCTGAGCTGAAACCTCTTTTACCTGGCGAAGAGTTTGCTGCATTCCAAGTGCTTGAGATAGCCTTACAGTGCACAAAAACTACACCACAAGAGAGGCCATCTTCAAGGAAAGCATGTGATCGTCTCCTCCATGTATTCAACAACAGGACGGTGAACTTTGAGAAGATGAATTTGGATCATTACAAATGA
- the LOC100778390 gene encoding uncharacterized protein LOC100778390, whose amino-acid sequence MGLVAPYSAGTCLPSLQRLPTLQAQKWNNFSAPLSCHRQVKCAVQVQPQVAPRITPDESLQVKRRTLIGLLAFDAVLAYSSLQAAPAAENPCEFQVAPSGLAFCDKLVGAGPQAVKGQLIKAHYVGRLENGKVFDSSYNRGKPLTFRVGVGEVIKGWDEGIIGGDGVPPMLAGGKRTLKIPPELGYGSRGAGCRGGSCIIPPDSVLLFDVEFVSKA is encoded by the exons ATGGGTTTAGTGGCACCTTACTCTGCTGGAACATGTCTTCCTTCCCTTCAACGCCTTCCAACCCTGCAAGCCCAAAAATGGAACAACTTCTCAGCACCTCTTAGTTGCCACCGCCAAGTGAAATGTGCTGTCCAAGTCCAACCACAAGTAGCACCACGAATTACACCTGATGAGAGCCTGCAGGTGAAGAGAAGAACTCTCATAGGCCTTCTAGCATTTGATGCTGTCCTTGCTTATTCTTCATTGCAAGCAgcaccagcagctgaaaatccGTGTGAATTTCAAGTGGCACCTTCAGGCCTTGCCTTCTGTGACAAACTTGTGGGAGCTGGTCCTCAAGCAGTGAAGGGACAGCTTATTAAG GCGCATTATGTGGGGAGATTGGAGAATGGGAAAGTTTTCGATAGCAGCTACAATCGTGGCAAGCCACTAACCTTTCGCGTCGGTGTTGGAGAG GTCATTAAAGGTTGGGATGAAGGCATTATAGGAGGTGATGGAGTTCCCCCCATGCTTGCag GAGGGAAACGTACActgaagattcctccagaactTGGATATGGCTCAAGAGGGGCTGGTTGTAGGGGAG GTTCATGTATCATTCCTCCTGATTCGGTATTATTGTTTGACGTGGAGTTCGTTAGCAAAGCATGA